The following coding sequences are from one Stigmatopora nigra isolate UIUO_SnigA chromosome 12, RoL_Snig_1.1, whole genome shotgun sequence window:
- the LOC144205142 gene encoding pleckstrin homology domain-containing family A member 1-like isoform X3, with protein sequence MPYVDRQNRICGFLDIEEHESSGKFLRRYFILDTQQGSLVWFMDNPQNLPVGTNCVGSLKLTYISKVSDATKLRPKAEFCFVINAGMRKVFLQANDQQDLVDWVTALNKATKITVPKVSDNQQNSENHKSSLESTGPKKQVSYKTEIIGGVPIVTQTQHEGGDGAERAEREAMHRSHSQLPYFLGRPAQDHSVIKSGYCVKQGAVMRNWKRRYFLLEENSMSYFKSDLEKEPLRMIPLKEVHKVQECKQSDIMMRDNLFEVVTTSRTFYIQADSPEEMHSWIKAVSGAIVAQRGPGRSAATMRQARRLSNPCIQRYTSRIGECSSTSTAAAPLSTAPPRAPPSLARPYPPRHPAGQTTTTASARAVHARSLAWDSEHFMSLLPWPARGRAPPARLSLQEAPLAK encoded by the exons ATGCCTTACGTGGACCGGCAGAACCGCATCTGTGGCTTCCTGGACATCGAGGAGCACGAGTCCAGCGGCAAGTTTTTACGCCGATACTTCATCCTGGATACGCAGCAGGGGAGCTTGGTCTGGTTCATGGACAACCCGCAG aatctTCCGGTTGGCACCAACTGCGTGGGCTCACTGAAGCTTACTTATATTTCCAAG GTCAGCGATGCCACTAAGTTGAGGCCAAAGGCGGAGTTCTGCTTTG TCATCAATGCTGGGATGAGAAAGGTCTTCCTGCAGGCCAATGACCAGCAAGACTTGGTGGACTGGGTCACCGCACTAAATAAAGCAACCAAAATCACG gttCCAAAAGTCTCCGACAACCAGCAGAATTCGGAAAACCACAAATCTTCGCTGGAATCCACTGGACCCAAAAAGCAAGTGTCCTATAAGACGGAGATCATAGGAGGGGTTCCCATTGTGACCCAAACTCAG CATGAAGGCGGCGATGGGGCGGAGCGAGCGGAGCGCGAGGCCATGCATCGCTCGCACAGtcagctaccgtattttctggggAGGCCGGCCCAGGACCACTCGGTCATCAAGTCCGGCTACTGCGTCAAGCAAGGCGCCGTG ATGAGAAACTGGAAACGGCGATATTTCCTCCTGGAAGAAAACTCAATGAGCTACTTCAAGTCCGACCTG GAGAAAGAACCCTTGAGGATGATCCCACTAAAGGAAGTTCACAAAGTGCAGGAGTGCAAACAGAG TGACATTATGATGCGGGACAATCTGTTTGAGGTCGTCACCACGTCCAGAACATTTTACATACAG GCCGACAGTCCAGAGGAGATGCACAGCTGGATCAAGGCCGTCTCTGGGGCTATCGTGGCCCAACGTGGACCCGGGAGGTCCGCTGCCACA ATGCGGCAGGCCCGACGGCTGTCGAACCCCTGTATACAGAGGTATACGTCTCGAATTGGGGAGTGCAGCAGCAC GAGCACGGCGGCCGCTCCACTTTCTACCGCACCCCCGCGGGCCCCCCCGTCCCTCGCTCGCCCGTATCCGCCGCGCCACCCGGCCGGACAGACGACGACAACGGCGTCGGCGCGGGCGGTCCACGCTCGCAGCTTGGCGTGGGACAGCGAGCACTTCATGAGCCTGCTGCCCTGGCCCGCTCGAGGCCGCGCGCCGCCGGCCCGTCTCTCCCTCCAGGAGGCGCCGTTGGCAAAGTGA
- the LOC144205142 gene encoding pleckstrin homology domain-containing family A member 1-like isoform X6, translated as MPYVDRQNRICGFLDIEEHESSGKFLRRYFILDTQQGSLVWFMDNPQNLPVGTNCVGSLKLTYISKVSDATKLRPKAEFCFVINAGMRKVFLQANDQQDLVDWVTALNKATKITVPKVSDNQQNSENHKSSLESTGPKKQVSYKTEIIGGVPIVTQTQHEGGDGAERAEREAMHRSHSQLPYFLGRPAQDHSVIKSGYCVKQGAVMRNWKRRYFLLEENSMSYFKSDLEKEPLRMIPLKEVHKVQECKQSDIMMRDNLFEVVTTSRTFYIQADSPEEMHSWIKAVSGAIVAQRGPGRSAATRLKSESDKPLSTEAS; from the exons ATGCCTTACGTGGACCGGCAGAACCGCATCTGTGGCTTCCTGGACATCGAGGAGCACGAGTCCAGCGGCAAGTTTTTACGCCGATACTTCATCCTGGATACGCAGCAGGGGAGCTTGGTCTGGTTCATGGACAACCCGCAG aatctTCCGGTTGGCACCAACTGCGTGGGCTCACTGAAGCTTACTTATATTTCCAAG GTCAGCGATGCCACTAAGTTGAGGCCAAAGGCGGAGTTCTGCTTTG TCATCAATGCTGGGATGAGAAAGGTCTTCCTGCAGGCCAATGACCAGCAAGACTTGGTGGACTGGGTCACCGCACTAAATAAAGCAACCAAAATCACG gttCCAAAAGTCTCCGACAACCAGCAGAATTCGGAAAACCACAAATCTTCGCTGGAATCCACTGGACCCAAAAAGCAAGTGTCCTATAAGACGGAGATCATAGGAGGGGTTCCCATTGTGACCCAAACTCAG CATGAAGGCGGCGATGGGGCGGAGCGAGCGGAGCGCGAGGCCATGCATCGCTCGCACAGtcagctaccgtattttctggggAGGCCGGCCCAGGACCACTCGGTCATCAAGTCCGGCTACTGCGTCAAGCAAGGCGCCGTG ATGAGAAACTGGAAACGGCGATATTTCCTCCTGGAAGAAAACTCAATGAGCTACTTCAAGTCCGACCTG GAGAAAGAACCCTTGAGGATGATCCCACTAAAGGAAGTTCACAAAGTGCAGGAGTGCAAACAGAG TGACATTATGATGCGGGACAATCTGTTTGAGGTCGTCACCACGTCCAGAACATTTTACATACAG GCCGACAGTCCAGAGGAGATGCACAGCTGGATCAAGGCCGTCTCTGGGGCTATCGTGGCCCAACGTGGACCCGGGAGGTCCGCTGCCACA AGACTGAAATCCGAGAGCGACAAGCCGCTGAGCACCGAGGCCTCCTAA
- the phactr2 gene encoding phosphatase and actin regulator 2 → MLAEVGHHTYPQCVASVTASLLLGGRPSSPQPISDPGSDADPQPRELNQTEHGGMAEIVGWKDDHTELNAEMHWALLNDDAAMEDEEEDTLSELKAFPPQSRFRSHSDTSGFAARILWRLRGALAVDGFEKPSSLASCDVVVDGGPDGHNAPGSRQQQQRGKLSTLGRLFKPWKWRKKKSSDRFQDLSKVLERKISTRQTREELIKKGVLVPEQDEPVNKEIQNGHATSDVTSEEVKVEIEAKLTHATDPSGPVNTENSTEKRNTKAVARAGQGRTRDAQVKKQHGANPPSAPSKSANVSGGTARHRESSSNPKKAPKTSGKSSSGAQSKTNPRGAKNSSRVIAKSSHPKKTQGSTSKSTTTTTSSSTVPPRARTPKDAKDVGAQNRGSATRTGRKTAVDSQEATAELPEEVNSSDAPVNSPQVPQLEVEETPVAPGDPPADETQNGVSSESQEPLEDAPLEPSVPTPHVNTATEDTSFTEGLVRDDGQQKKDDGTSREVEETQTEIAQETPSSPVDTDTPTSQGPSVNIQEAEVTVIPDRPTESQVSDSDSDGPILYRDDEEEEEDDEYLNSSLANKIRRRDTLNVKLGNRPSKRELEEKNILPRSSETERHELRQQIGSKLVRRLSQRPTTEELEQRNILRQKNEVEEHEAKQEIKRKLSRKLSVRPTVAELIARRILRFNEYVEVTDAKDYDRRADKPWTRLTPADKAAIRKELNEFKSTEMEVHQDSKQFTRFHRP, encoded by the exons ATGCTTGCCGAAGTTGGTCACCATACCTACCCGCAATGTGTGGCTTCGGTTACCGCCTCGCTGTTGCTGGGGGGTCGCCCTTCTTCGCCTCAGCCCATCTCTGATCCAGGCAGCGACGCGGACCCTCAGCCCCGCGAGCTGAACCAGACCGAACACGGAGGAATGGCGGAGATCGTCGGTTGGAAGGATGATCACACTGAGCTAAATGCTGAAATGCATTGGGCCCTTCTAAACGATGAT GCCGCCATggaagatgaagaggaggacACCCTTTCCGAGCTTAAGGCCTTCCCTCCCCAGTCCAGGTTTCGCTCCCATAGCGACACCTCGGGCTTCGCCGCCAGGATTCTTTGGAGGCTCCGAGGAGCTCTGGCGG ttgatGGTTTTGAGAAACCGTCATCACTGGCCAGCTGCGACGTGGTGGTGGACGGCGGTCCCGACGGCCACAACGCGCCCGGATCCCGGCAACAGCAACAGCGGGGAAAGCTTTCCACTCTGGGGAGACTCTTCAAACCTTGGAagtggaggaagaagaagagtagTGACCGGTTCCAGGATCTCTCCAAAG TTTTAGAGAGAAAAATCTCAACAAGACAAACCAGAGAGGAGCTCATTAAGAAGGGAGTGCTCGTCCCTGAACAAG ATGAGCCCGTCAATAAGGAAATCCAGAACGGTCACGCCACATCCGACGTCACATCGGAGGAGGTCAAAGTGGAGATTGAAGCTAAGCTAACCCACGCTACAGACCCTTCAGGACCAGTCAACACTGAAAACAGTACAG AAAAACGTAACACTAAAGCCGTCGCCCGGGCGGGTCAGGGTCGCACACGCGATGCGCAAGTTAAAAAGCAACATGGCGCCAACCCCCCATCCGCTCCCTCCAAGTCGGCTAATGTCTCCGGTGGGACGGCGAGGCACAGGGAATCTTCTTCCAACCCTAAAAAGGCTCCCAAAACCTCTGGGAAGTCGAGTTCTGGGGCACAATCCAAAACTAACCCGCGAGGCGCTAAGAACAGTAGTCGGGTGATTG ccaAGTCCTCTCATCCAAAGAAGACGCAAGGAAGCACCTCGAAATCCACCACAACCACCACCTCGTCCTCCACTGTCCCTCCTCGCGCCCGGACCCCCAAAGACGCCAAAGATGTCGGGGCGCAGAACCGAGGCAGCGCCACCCGGACCGGTCGGAAAACAGCGGTCGATTCTCAGGAGGCTACCGCGGAGCTCCCGGAGGAAGTCAACTCCTCGGATGCCCCCGTGAACTCTCCTCAAGTCCCCCAACTCGAAGTTGAGGAGACCCCCGTCGCTCCTGGAGACCCCCCAGCGGACGAAACTCAAAATGGCGTCTCTTCCGAAAGCCAAGAACCCCTCGAAGATGCTCCCCTGGAGCCTTCAGTTCCCACGCCGCACGTCAACACCGCCACAGAGGACACATCTTTCACTGAGGGGCTCGTCCGGGACGACGGCCAACAGAAGAAAGACGACGGGACGAGCCGGGAAGTAGAAGAGACGCAAACGGAGATTGCCCAGGAGACTCCGTCCAG CCCGGTCGACACGGATACCCCAACGTCCCAGGGTCCCAGTGTAAACATCCAAGAGGCCGAGGTGACGGTGATCCCCGACCGGCCCACGGAGAGCCAGGTCAGCGACTCGGACTCGGACGGACCCATCCTGTACCGAGATgacgaagaagaggaagaggatgacGAATACCTCAACA GTTCTCTGGCCAACAAGATCCGGCGGAGGGATACCCTCAACGTCAAACTTGGTAATCGTCCCAGCAAGAGGGAGCTGGAGGAGAAAAATATCCTCCCGCGTAGCTCTGAGACAGAGAGGCACGAACTCCGACAGCAAATCGGTTCAAAGCTCGTCAG GCGCTTGAGCCAAAGGCCAACCACAGAAGAGCTGGAGCAGAGAAACATCCTCAGAC AGAAGAATGAGGTGGAGGAACATGAAGCTAAGCAGGAGATTAAACGCAAACTTTCCAGAAAG CTCAGCGTGCGTCCAACGGTGGCTGAACTGATCGCTCGACGAATCCTACGTTTCAACGAGTACGTGGAAGTGACGGACGCCAAAGACTACGACCGGCGGGCGGACAAGCCGTGGACGCGACTCACTCCTGCAGACAAG GCGGCCATTCGCAAGGAGCTCAATGAGTTCAAGAGCACCGAGATGGAAGTGCACCAGGACAGTAAACAGTTTACCAG ATTTCATCGGCCCTAG
- the LOC144205142 gene encoding pleckstrin homology domain-containing family A member 1-like isoform X5 translates to MPYVDRQNRICGFLDIEEHESSGKFLRRYFILDTQQGSLVWFMDNPQNLPVGTNCVGSLKLTYISKVSDATKLRPKAEFCFVINAGMRKVFLQANDQQDLVDWVTALNKATKITVPKVSDNQQNSENHKSSLESTGPKKQVSYKTEIIGGVPIVTQTQHEGGDGAERAEREAMHRSHSQLPYFLGRPAQDHSVIKSGYCVKQGAVMRNWKRRYFLLEENSMSYFKSDLEKEPLRMIPLKEVHKVQECKQSDIMMRDNLFEVVTTSRTFYIQADSPEEMHSWIKAVSGAIVAQRGPGRSAATMRQARRLSNPCIQRYTSRIGECSSTD, encoded by the exons ATGCCTTACGTGGACCGGCAGAACCGCATCTGTGGCTTCCTGGACATCGAGGAGCACGAGTCCAGCGGCAAGTTTTTACGCCGATACTTCATCCTGGATACGCAGCAGGGGAGCTTGGTCTGGTTCATGGACAACCCGCAG aatctTCCGGTTGGCACCAACTGCGTGGGCTCACTGAAGCTTACTTATATTTCCAAG GTCAGCGATGCCACTAAGTTGAGGCCAAAGGCGGAGTTCTGCTTTG TCATCAATGCTGGGATGAGAAAGGTCTTCCTGCAGGCCAATGACCAGCAAGACTTGGTGGACTGGGTCACCGCACTAAATAAAGCAACCAAAATCACG gttCCAAAAGTCTCCGACAACCAGCAGAATTCGGAAAACCACAAATCTTCGCTGGAATCCACTGGACCCAAAAAGCAAGTGTCCTATAAGACGGAGATCATAGGAGGGGTTCCCATTGTGACCCAAACTCAG CATGAAGGCGGCGATGGGGCGGAGCGAGCGGAGCGCGAGGCCATGCATCGCTCGCACAGtcagctaccgtattttctggggAGGCCGGCCCAGGACCACTCGGTCATCAAGTCCGGCTACTGCGTCAAGCAAGGCGCCGTG ATGAGAAACTGGAAACGGCGATATTTCCTCCTGGAAGAAAACTCAATGAGCTACTTCAAGTCCGACCTG GAGAAAGAACCCTTGAGGATGATCCCACTAAAGGAAGTTCACAAAGTGCAGGAGTGCAAACAGAG TGACATTATGATGCGGGACAATCTGTTTGAGGTCGTCACCACGTCCAGAACATTTTACATACAG GCCGACAGTCCAGAGGAGATGCACAGCTGGATCAAGGCCGTCTCTGGGGCTATCGTGGCCCAACGTGGACCCGGGAGGTCCGCTGCCACA ATGCGGCAGGCCCGACGGCTGTCGAACCCCTGTATACAGAGGTATACGTCTCGAATTGGGGAGTGCAGCAGCAC AGACTGA
- the LOC144205142 gene encoding pleckstrin homology domain-containing family A member 1-like isoform X1, translated as MPYVDRQNRICGFLDIEEHESSGKFLRRYFILDTQQGSLVWFMDNPQNLPVGTNCVGSLKLTYISKVSDATKLRPKAEFCFVINAGMRKVFLQANDQQDLVDWVTALNKATKITVPKVSDNQQNSENHKSSLESTGPKKQVSYKTEIIGGVPIVTQTQHEGGDGAERAEREAMHRSHSQLPYFLGRPAQDHSVIKSGYCVKQGAVMRNWKRRYFLLEENSMSYFKSDLEKEPLRMIPLKEVHKVQECKQSDIMMRDNLFEVVTTSRTFYIQADSPEEMHSWIKAVSGAIVAQRGPGRSAATMRQARRLSNPCIQRYTSRIGECSSTLLQLCTCLRCVTSCLCLLLPPVRSLSTAAAPLSTAPPRAPPSLARPYPPRHPAGQTTTTASARAVHARSLAWDSEHFMSLLPWPARGRAPPARLSLQEAPLAK; from the exons ATGCCTTACGTGGACCGGCAGAACCGCATCTGTGGCTTCCTGGACATCGAGGAGCACGAGTCCAGCGGCAAGTTTTTACGCCGATACTTCATCCTGGATACGCAGCAGGGGAGCTTGGTCTGGTTCATGGACAACCCGCAG aatctTCCGGTTGGCACCAACTGCGTGGGCTCACTGAAGCTTACTTATATTTCCAAG GTCAGCGATGCCACTAAGTTGAGGCCAAAGGCGGAGTTCTGCTTTG TCATCAATGCTGGGATGAGAAAGGTCTTCCTGCAGGCCAATGACCAGCAAGACTTGGTGGACTGGGTCACCGCACTAAATAAAGCAACCAAAATCACG gttCCAAAAGTCTCCGACAACCAGCAGAATTCGGAAAACCACAAATCTTCGCTGGAATCCACTGGACCCAAAAAGCAAGTGTCCTATAAGACGGAGATCATAGGAGGGGTTCCCATTGTGACCCAAACTCAG CATGAAGGCGGCGATGGGGCGGAGCGAGCGGAGCGCGAGGCCATGCATCGCTCGCACAGtcagctaccgtattttctggggAGGCCGGCCCAGGACCACTCGGTCATCAAGTCCGGCTACTGCGTCAAGCAAGGCGCCGTG ATGAGAAACTGGAAACGGCGATATTTCCTCCTGGAAGAAAACTCAATGAGCTACTTCAAGTCCGACCTG GAGAAAGAACCCTTGAGGATGATCCCACTAAAGGAAGTTCACAAAGTGCAGGAGTGCAAACAGAG TGACATTATGATGCGGGACAATCTGTTTGAGGTCGTCACCACGTCCAGAACATTTTACATACAG GCCGACAGTCCAGAGGAGATGCACAGCTGGATCAAGGCCGTCTCTGGGGCTATCGTGGCCCAACGTGGACCCGGGAGGTCCGCTGCCACA ATGCGGCAGGCCCGACGGCTGTCGAACCCCTGTATACAGAGGTATACGTCTCGAATTGGGGAGTGCAGCAGCAC CCTGCTGCAGCTGTGCACCTGTCTTAGATGTGTGACTTCCTGCTTGTGTCTCCTCCTCCCTCCTGTTCGAAGCCT GAGCACGGCGGCCGCTCCACTTTCTACCGCACCCCCGCGGGCCCCCCCGTCCCTCGCTCGCCCGTATCCGCCGCGCCACCCGGCCGGACAGACGACGACAACGGCGTCGGCGCGGGCGGTCCACGCTCGCAGCTTGGCGTGGGACAGCGAGCACTTCATGAGCCTGCTGCCCTGGCCCGCTCGAGGCCGCGCGCCGCCGGCCCGTCTCTCCCTCCAGGAGGCGCCGTTGGCAAAGTGA
- the LOC144205142 gene encoding pleckstrin homology domain-containing family A member 1-like isoform X4 has protein sequence MPYVDRQNRICGFLDIEEHESSGKFLRRYFILDTQQGSLVWFMDNPQNLPVGTNCVGSLKLTYISKVSDATKLRPKAEFCFVINAGMRKVFLQANDQQDLVDWVTALNKATKITVPKVSDNQQNSENHKSSLESTGPKKQVSYKTEIIGGVPIVTQTQHEGGDGAERAEREAMHRSHSQLPYFLGRPAQDHSVIKSGYCVKQGAVMRNWKRRYFLLEENSMSYFKSDLEKEPLRMIPLKEVHKVQECKQSDIMMRDNLFEVVTTSRTFYIQADSPEEMHSWIKAVSGAIVAQRGPGRSAATMRQARRLSNPCIQRYTSRIGECSSTLLQLCTCLRCVTSCLCLLLPPVRSLD, from the exons ATGCCTTACGTGGACCGGCAGAACCGCATCTGTGGCTTCCTGGACATCGAGGAGCACGAGTCCAGCGGCAAGTTTTTACGCCGATACTTCATCCTGGATACGCAGCAGGGGAGCTTGGTCTGGTTCATGGACAACCCGCAG aatctTCCGGTTGGCACCAACTGCGTGGGCTCACTGAAGCTTACTTATATTTCCAAG GTCAGCGATGCCACTAAGTTGAGGCCAAAGGCGGAGTTCTGCTTTG TCATCAATGCTGGGATGAGAAAGGTCTTCCTGCAGGCCAATGACCAGCAAGACTTGGTGGACTGGGTCACCGCACTAAATAAAGCAACCAAAATCACG gttCCAAAAGTCTCCGACAACCAGCAGAATTCGGAAAACCACAAATCTTCGCTGGAATCCACTGGACCCAAAAAGCAAGTGTCCTATAAGACGGAGATCATAGGAGGGGTTCCCATTGTGACCCAAACTCAG CATGAAGGCGGCGATGGGGCGGAGCGAGCGGAGCGCGAGGCCATGCATCGCTCGCACAGtcagctaccgtattttctggggAGGCCGGCCCAGGACCACTCGGTCATCAAGTCCGGCTACTGCGTCAAGCAAGGCGCCGTG ATGAGAAACTGGAAACGGCGATATTTCCTCCTGGAAGAAAACTCAATGAGCTACTTCAAGTCCGACCTG GAGAAAGAACCCTTGAGGATGATCCCACTAAAGGAAGTTCACAAAGTGCAGGAGTGCAAACAGAG TGACATTATGATGCGGGACAATCTGTTTGAGGTCGTCACCACGTCCAGAACATTTTACATACAG GCCGACAGTCCAGAGGAGATGCACAGCTGGATCAAGGCCGTCTCTGGGGCTATCGTGGCCCAACGTGGACCCGGGAGGTCCGCTGCCACA ATGCGGCAGGCCCGACGGCTGTCGAACCCCTGTATACAGAGGTATACGTCTCGAATTGGGGAGTGCAGCAGCAC CCTGCTGCAGCTGTGCACCTGTCTTAGATGTGTGACTTCCTGCTTGTGTCTCCTCCTCCCTCCTGTTCGAAGCCT AGACTGA
- the LOC144205142 gene encoding pleckstrin homology domain-containing family A member 1-like isoform X2, with protein MPYVDRQNRICGFLDIEEHESSGKFLRRYFILDTQQGSLVWFMDNPQNLPVGTNCVGSLKLTYISKVSDATKLRPKAEFCFVINAGMRKVFLQANDQQDLVDWVTALNKATKITVPKVSDNQQNSENHKSSLESTGPKKQVSYKTEIIGGVPIVTQTQHEGGDGAERAEREAMHRSHSQLPYFLGRPAQDHSVIKSGYCVKQGAVMRNWKRRYFLLEENSMSYFKSDLEKEPLRMIPLKEVHKVQECKQSDIMMRDNLFEVVTTSRTFYIQADSPEEMHSWIKAVSGAIVAQRGPGRSAATEHGGRSTFYRTPAGPPVPRSPVSAAPPGRTDDDNGVGAGGPRSQLGVGQRALHEPAALARSRPRAAGPSLPPGGAVGKVSEESPWRRRSAAEPRPPESALDLDLDDADLPVSEV; from the exons ATGCCTTACGTGGACCGGCAGAACCGCATCTGTGGCTTCCTGGACATCGAGGAGCACGAGTCCAGCGGCAAGTTTTTACGCCGATACTTCATCCTGGATACGCAGCAGGGGAGCTTGGTCTGGTTCATGGACAACCCGCAG aatctTCCGGTTGGCACCAACTGCGTGGGCTCACTGAAGCTTACTTATATTTCCAAG GTCAGCGATGCCACTAAGTTGAGGCCAAAGGCGGAGTTCTGCTTTG TCATCAATGCTGGGATGAGAAAGGTCTTCCTGCAGGCCAATGACCAGCAAGACTTGGTGGACTGGGTCACCGCACTAAATAAAGCAACCAAAATCACG gttCCAAAAGTCTCCGACAACCAGCAGAATTCGGAAAACCACAAATCTTCGCTGGAATCCACTGGACCCAAAAAGCAAGTGTCCTATAAGACGGAGATCATAGGAGGGGTTCCCATTGTGACCCAAACTCAG CATGAAGGCGGCGATGGGGCGGAGCGAGCGGAGCGCGAGGCCATGCATCGCTCGCACAGtcagctaccgtattttctggggAGGCCGGCCCAGGACCACTCGGTCATCAAGTCCGGCTACTGCGTCAAGCAAGGCGCCGTG ATGAGAAACTGGAAACGGCGATATTTCCTCCTGGAAGAAAACTCAATGAGCTACTTCAAGTCCGACCTG GAGAAAGAACCCTTGAGGATGATCCCACTAAAGGAAGTTCACAAAGTGCAGGAGTGCAAACAGAG TGACATTATGATGCGGGACAATCTGTTTGAGGTCGTCACCACGTCCAGAACATTTTACATACAG GCCGACAGTCCAGAGGAGATGCACAGCTGGATCAAGGCCGTCTCTGGGGCTATCGTGGCCCAACGTGGACCCGGGAGGTCCGCTGCCACA GAGCACGGCGGCCGCTCCACTTTCTACCGCACCCCCGCGGGCCCCCCCGTCCCTCGCTCGCCCGTATCCGCCGCGCCACCCGGCCGGACAGACGACGACAACGGCGTCGGCGCGGGCGGTCCACGCTCGCAGCTTGGCGTGGGACAGCGAGCACTTCATGAGCCTGCTGCCCTGGCCCGCTCGAGGCCGCGCGCCGCCGGCCCGTCTCTCCCTCCAGGAGGCGCCGTTGGCAAAGTGAGCGAGGAGTCGCCGTGGCGCCGGCGTAGCGCCGCCGAGCCCCGCCCACCAGAGTCGGCTTTGGACTTGGACCTGGACGACGCCGACTTGCCGGTGAGCGAAGTCTGA